The region CCTAACATTGCAAGCATAAGAGGCATAAGTCTAGAATTGATAAACAATGACCTAAACTCTAAACCCATGAAAACAAAAGCACAGAAAATGATAAACAATGACCTAGTCACTTAACAAAAGATCACTCATTTATTTACACCGCCTCCGCCAACTTGGTAAACAAGAAAAAATCTTTTGTTTTAACATCATAATAAAATAAGTGTGACAACATTTTCATTACGTATAAATAACTAAAGATTAATACAttaatgtaatatatatatatatatatagaaaagtctctaataattaacatttataatagaatatattttaaattttattaattattaattattaaatttgacaTGGAATGAAGTCGGTTTtcctaaattttattaattattaatttatttaatataagagaGTCGATTATATTGCTCTATATATATGTACGTTTGTTCTCTTTTCTTCAATAAATCTTCTTTGATATGGAGTTTATTTTGCTTTGATGTTGTATATTCGAGTTTAATTGTCTGGTTTCATGAGTTGGATCTTAGATAATTCAAAGACTTCCTTTTGTTTTTATTCGGACTTCATATCCATGTTCTTGATGATTCCACATGTTTTTGGTGATAAACTGAAGTATGAGCTGAAGTAAGCTATATAAGTTCCCGGTTGTAAATCACATGTGAGTTTGTCTCGATTATCATGGTGTCGAAAAATTTCTTTCGCTAATTTCttatattgttttgtttatttaatagatcaagtgataaattttttttcgcaattaatttaatagaatgtacttttattttacttaatataattcatattttccattggaaaaaaaataagatttatCCAAGTTTAGAAATTTCAAAGAAAGTTGCCTAAGAGATAAATGGAGAAAAGGATGAATTTGCAACAAGGCACATGGTTTAGAAATGATAGTGATGGGTATTAATGTTTGAACTTGCAAGTTGCATACTTTTCTAACATAAGCTTGTGGACTATATTCAACCGCACATTTCATACTTcctaactattattattttctttctcttgCATCATATTGAATACTGATCAGTACGAATTCGAGCAGGTAGGAGACAAGAGCTATCAGTGTTCATGCCAATAAAATTGACACTGTATTAACATTTGAGCCGACTGATTGGTTCAATTGACTGAGTTCTCGCTTGGTTGGAGATAAGTAGGCGAGGAAAATTTTACTTTCTggaaaatagtaaaaaaatatttattcgtttcaacttatatattttattcCATAGAAAGTTATGAGTTTGAACTTCCCTTTGATTAGAGTAGTAAATTTCTATGCAAATTCAAGAAAGTAGAATTTACCTAGTTAACTtgatgtaaaatataattataccCCTATATTTAATTGATCTTATTAGTTATTAAGGATgatattttctttatatttaattaattatttaatattaaaatacaatttttcgGGGAATTAGTAAGTAAACGAagtaaagaattttttttatttttttcacacCAACTTCCTCAATACTTGACTTCCTGAAAAGTATATATTATGAACCAAGTGAGGCTTGAATTATTAGAAGATTGGATACtgaacatgaaaaaaaaatcaattgaaattcAACTAGTTAATTTAAGTTAAACtctttgaataaaaaagaacttCAAAAACTGGTTGAACCGTAAATAttgattgaaatttaatttaatttatttttaaatcataaaagcTTATATTATGATCtagttatatattattttataaaaaattaaaaatttattcatttttatttatgagGTTGAACTGGTGTCCGGACAgttttcaaaacattaaaaattggGTTAGCCACAAAACTATTCaaaaaaatcacttaattttTAAGAGTACACtcttaagtaaaaaaaataattttaccatCTTTTCAcattttacatatttatttttactataaaaatacattttagatacatatttgatactttAGAGCAGTGACGGAACCATGATTTTCACATCGAAGAGGCCAAACtataatatatatcatataaagggacgatttttaaaattaaggaGGGCCAAatcgtaaaatttaaaaaaattaggtgtTAACTTTAACATTTTCAAAAAGTTAGAAGGGGCATATGGCCATTTCATGTCACTCCCACTCTCCGTCATTACTTCAAAAATACATTGctaataaattttctattacATCTGCGATATAGAAGATACAAAACGAAAAGTTTAGTTGCTAAGTGAAACTTTAAATAAtgaataacatttttttaaaaaaaaaacatattttttcaaaaaatgactttttgtctgaatatttttttttgtaatttttcccTTGGTAGGGTTTAGTTATGGGCTTGCCCTGACAAGCCATATTCAACTTAATAGTTTGTGGGCTTTCTTAAATAAGATTGGGCATCCATTATAGGCCCATATTTCTATATGCTTATTTATTTGGGCTTTTTATACGTTTTATCTGTTTTTTCAAAGATTTTACTTTTACTATTATCTCATGTCAAATTTTACATTTACTACTAACTCTATTCTctattttagatttaattttaatttttttctataattttccTATTGTCTCTATttttttgtccttttttttcatttttccatGATTTCTCAATTGCAATTGATTCCTCAACTGCGATCTCCTCTGTTTTctctatttcattttattttacggttgttttttctatttcaaGTTCGGATCACTCGCttgctattttttctttttgttaaaTCTCATCCATACTCCACATCGACAGTTATCGATCATTCTCTTTCCTTATGACTCGtaagtttcattttttaaaaattttatttttcagttgtAATCGGTAACATCTGTTGCTTAATTATGATGCTCAATTTGTTGATTCATATgcttttggtttgattttgatttgatcATCATTAGATTTAGATTTGAATATGATTTAATCttatgaatttgttttgaagtTTGATTTGTTGATAACTAAAtcaactatttattttattgtatagcagtaatttcaattttaaataattaggtttaatttttatattctattatttttgtgctattataaatttgtttttcatgtaaatttttaattttttattgtttatatatttaaataatattcaggttgttgatttttattgtaaataagGAGTAAATCTATCGGATATGACGCCCATGCACATATCCGCCCATGAAATAACGCCCATGCATCCCCCTGGCTCTTTGCGACATGGGAGATAAACATCCTTGGTATATTCCCGACATCCAAAAATCAAAAGAACTTCGTTTTTATAGCAGTAGATCACTTTATCAAGTAGGCAGAAGTAGAGGCGGTCTCCACCATAACGACGGCTAAATCAGAAGAATTCTTTTGGAGGGAGGTGGTCTGCCGGTTTGGCATACCCAAAACGCTAGTCACGGGTAACGGAAAACAATTTGACAGCACCCCATTTAGGGCATTACGCGAGAATTTGGGGTTCAACTTAAAATTCATTTCGTGACACACCCACAGACAAATGGGATGACGGAAGTCACTAACTTCACGATCTGCAAAGGATTGAAGAAGAGACTAGACGAAACAAAGTAAAACTAGGAGGAGGAGCTCCACAATATCATATGGGCATACCAGACCACCTCAAGAAAAGGAACAAGGGAAACTCCCTTCAAACTAACATACAGAACAAAAGTTTTCATATTTGTGGAAATAGGAATGCTAACGCTGAGAACCAAACACTTCAACAAAGAAACAAACGAAGAAAAGACACGCCTATGCATAAAAATTAGATGAAAAAAAAGCCAAGCATGAATAAGAGCAGAAGTCTATCGCAACTAAGCAGCCAGATACCACAATAAAAGAGTGCGACCTCGAGACTTCCAAGTAGAAGACCTGATCCAAAGAGATACGAAGATATACAAAGGCAACGCATGTGTggaaaaactaaaaagaaattgGAAAGGTACATACCATATAAAGAAGTTAAGAGGAAGATGAGCCCATAGAttagaaaataaagaaaaaaagggATTTCCAAGATTTTGGAATATAGAACacttgaaaaatatattataaatgaatttcCCATGAAGTATACAAAAAATGGAGCATTAATTTTCATAAGAAAGCACATAGAAGGAGAAAGCGATATATATATGAACCAATTTTTATAAGGCAACGatcaatttatttgaaaattatttttcataaagcAACAGTATTTGAGATCCATTATCCATAAAACAATGGCCAAATTTTGCAGGGTCCATTTTCGATAAAGCAACAatcaaataaatgaaaaatttatctcaagaagaaaataaaaaataaaagggaaGACGAACAAGTATTAGAAGATCAAACTCCCAAAGCAATAAAGAAGCAAAGAAACATATAACTTCAATGACACaccaaaacaaaaatcaatgaatcaacaaaaatatataCCAACAAAAATAAATCTTAAGTTATTCATAACAATTACAGAAAGAGGAATACAACAACTACTGCTTGGCATTTGAGGtgttcaaaaaaatcaaatacgCAAGACAAAAAAAACATACTAGCATTAGGCAGAGCGATCATTCGAACAATAATACACAATGCAGTATGTGTCGTATTGATTGAAGTAGCTGTTTTATTTTAAGGACGGAGCGATTGATAAATTGTCTTACACCTCTAAACACAGCCACAAAACGTTTTAAAGAGAGCGACTTACTCCGCGACTCAGCTAAAATTCTATTAATAATTTGTACCAATTTTCCAAAAGTCTTTTAAACAAGTTAATAAATTATTTCGTTGTTCGTTTGAACAAttctaacaatttatatttttattacaaataaattatacttTAAGAGATCATATTACTAATTTTCATATCCCTAGTCACGTACGCacccaaaataaaattaatattctcaAAATGTTGAAAAGgaaaaaggtacaaaaatgaccctaatgtataGCCCGTGTCTCATGTTAGCACTCATATATTCTGGatctcaaaaatgaccctaatgtctTTAAAAAGTATCAAACATGACTCTTCCGTTAACATTTCCGTTTAATGTCGTATATATTTCTATTTAACGCCgttcatttttttgtgtttttttgatatttttcacaACGTTAGGGTCATATTTGAAATCCGAAATACATTAGATGCCAACAAGAGACAGATGGTATAcatgagggtcatttttgaACCTTTTCCCTTTTCAAAACATTCATTAAATTAAACATGAAATTCCAGTTGAGcatatttttgttttgattagtCCAATTGAGCatattaaatctttttttttgaaatggagCATATTAAATCTTAGTTAAACATAACTATAATCCATGAtaagcaataattaattaataattcaatAACATGTCATCGTTACAGCCATATTTAATAACTAGAATATTACTATGTGTTTTGGAAAGTGTTGCAGAATCCTCTCAAAGaacatatattaaatattaattcattatttaacataacaatatatttaaagataaattaataaaattagttgGACCTAAAACTTGTGCCTTGAAGTCATATGAGGTAGTTAAGTTGGCCATTTCTCAAAGACAAATCCCACATAAAACTTCCCCATTGTTTTCTAGGCTGTCAAAATGCATGAGAAGTTCGCCAAAAacgtaaaattaataaatttatataaaattttaacggatttgtattaaaaatatgtcGATCCATTTATTCCATGAAGTAAACGGATTGTAGTACGGAATAATGCATAAACCCGCCTAATctgtttataaattattttacttataataacataaaaataataaaatcaataattttatataataaaaaattaaaattattaaataaataaaataattttattatttgagtaTAAATTGACAACCATGAGATtatctaaatgttttaaatattttaacaggTAAAATCAGCCATGTTAGtccgtttaaaatttgtgtcATATTAGAATTGAGATTCTTAAACATCGtgtttttatttatcataatcGTGTTAACAGAATAAGTTgacattataatatatattttgacaATTCTAATATCTTTTGTGTGTCTTTGTTCTAAATAATTAGATAGAACCAACCGATTCAATTGACTTAACTGTAAATTATAAACCAAttagatttagttttttttaaaataaacataaatgtGATTAACCAACTTTAAAAGAATCGTATACTGtagtatattatataattaataaattagcaaattactatgagacccctcacatttgatataattcaTACTTTAGTCCCtcttgtttaaaaattaaactatatggCCTCTCACTTTTATTTCCGTCAACAGTTTAGTCCCTCCatccatttttggtgttagtcaacgaagtcaaagGACTTAGAAGTAAATTACTTTTCAAATAtgagggacgaaatcgttgacaaaaataaaagtgagggactaaatcgttgacaaaaataaaagtgggggACCATATAGTTTTTTTGACTTTagtgactaacaccaaaaatggatgtaaggactaaatcgttgacagaaataaaagtgaggggccatatcatttaattttcaaacaaaaaggactaaaatgtgaattatgtgAAATATGAGGGGTGtaaaagtaatttgctcttaataAATATAGTCAGATGTAAAAACTGTCAAAGGAAAAAGAAGCAAGCAATAAAAACATTGAAAATTCCCATGTAGCCTCCATTATAATTTACAACAAAGTCAAATAAGCAAACCCACTAGCCATTAAGGAAGCAGCAAAGTTTTTCTTTATTCAACCaccaacaaaaatttaaataattgagCATACACTGGTGTAGTGAAAATGAAAGAGATGAGTTTTACTACCTTCATCATCATCAAACATATTTTACATTTGTCTTGCCTTTCTAATGCTGACTTGGTCATAAATACACCAAACACCAAAATATTTCCCATTTTTTTCTCAAGTTTATCAAAGAAACTTAATGTCCAATCCTACAACATATACCATTTAGGTTTTGACTTGTCTTTATTCTATTTCTTTGAATTTTTGTTTGGCAGTATTTGGAAAGACTTGGGTTTTTTGTTTGTATATGTGGGTTTTgttaaagtttgaatttttatgtgtctgttgtttgtttgtttttctttgttATCAGGGAGAATAATTGGATACTGTTCATGggtttttagcaatttgggtgagttttttgagaatttttggTGGGGTTTCTGTTGCTAAGAGTGGAATGTCTATATCAAGAATCTGCACTTTTGGTGCTGTTTTGGTTATATGGCTCTGTTGGTCTCCACTACTTATTGAAGCTCAAAAGAATATTACTGATCCTGTTGAAGGTAAATTTCTTTGCTTCTATTTTTTAAGTGCtgtttttttagtgttttttgtaaagtttttaatcAAATCAATATGATCAAAGTTGGATTTAAGGTATTATTGGATTTCAAGTCAATCCATGTATGTAGATTGAATGCATGTTGTCATATCCATGAGCTGTTTTGAGCAGAAACTGAGGCTATTAATGATGCTGTAGTGGATGATATAGGATAAGTTTTAGAATTGGTTGAATGTTGATTTGATGCAAGAGATTTGAGAAACGTTGACCACTTTAGTTGGTAAAGTGAATGAAAGATTGATTAGAGTATATGCTCAAATTTGTAGTGAAGGCATTGCGGGACGTCAGGAAAAGTTTGATTGATATCAATAGAAACTTGAGCAATTGGGATCGTGGGGATCCGTGCACATCGAAATGGAACGGAGTTTTATGCTTCAGTGAACCAATGGCTGATGGCTATCTACATGTGAGCGAATTGTACGATTTCAGTTTCTTATTCTTTTTTCCTTCATTTATGTGTATGCAAGTGTTTTAGATTGTATATTTAAATATGCAGAAGAATCAATTTAGCTTTTGCCGAGGAACAAGCTTTTAGTTTTCAGTTTTCAGTTTCACTAAATTCTGGATCAGAAGCTATATGCTGGAGCTCAGTAGTTATCAAGATAGATCACCAATATCTTATTACATTTGAGAATCTACTATTATGTTTCTCTCTTCTGGAAATGATATGATTTCTCTCTTCTTGCTTACATATGCACCGCTACTTAACGAGCTCCAAAAACTAGATAGTTTTAATGAAACTTTCTTCAAACTAAATTTAGGTACTGGGTCTTTTTAAGAAGAAATTTGCAATGATATGTTCCTTTTTTTCCTTTGCAGGCAATTATATAATATGAACCTGTCTGGAACTTTATCACCATCACTTGGTCTCTTTTCTtatatgaaaatattgtaaGGACAATTTCTCTTGTTTCTGCAAGAATCTCTATTGAAAAGGACATTGGCTTCACTGTCCTTTTTTTGGCAAAAACATTCTGCCTGGCTCCTGATAACCGTTTCTTTGTGGAAGGGATTTTATGTGGAACAACATAACTGGAAGCATACCAAAGGAGATCGGTGATGTCAAATCTTTGGAACTCTTGTAAGCCAAACTCCTCACTCAACCTCATCACAGTGTGATGCATTTGCACATATGAAaatgatttttgttttaaacttcTGTGGATAATTTGATTAATGCTAATCATAGAACTGTTCCGAACATAGTTGTTTACTAACTGCTGTATAACCATGCTCTATgccttttatttgttttcttattCTATGATACTTATGCTTTCAGGCTTGTGAATGGAAACCAACTAACAGGGCCCTTGCCTGAAGAGCTTGGCTATCTTCCGAACTTGGACAGAATACAGATTGACCAAAACCATATATCGGGACCAATCCCTGCGTCATTTTCTCTCTTGAACAAAACTAAGCACTTGTGAGAGTTTCTATCATGCTATTTAGAATAAAACCAGGGCCCATATAGCTTGATTCTTTTACTTAATATTTGCTCTATAATACTTATGTATTTTCTTTTTGGCAGCCACATGAACAACAATTCAATTAGCGGGCAAATCCCACCAGAATTATCCAGATTACCAATGCTTGTTCACTTGTAAGTTGGTGATTGGCTGGGCTTAAGTGTCAATGATGACCTGCAAAAAGGATCTCTGTACatctaaaaaaaagttcattttagtTCTACTCTTGTTAACTCTGCTTTATTGCTATGCTCATTCCTAACGATCAACTTTGCAGCCTTTTGGATAACAACAACTTATCAGGATATCTACCTCCAGAATTCTCTGAATTGCCGAACTTACTTATACTGTATGGATTCTCAATTTTGTCAGAGATGAAGCTGGAGTTTATGTGTTCTTATGTCATATTCTTTGCAGATGTTAGCTGCATAGGTTTGTCCTAAAtttcttcatttatttatttactttttctcTGTACGCAGTCAATTAGATAACAACCACTTTGATGGGGCGACAATTCCAGAGTCCTATAGCAACATGGCTAAACTGTTGAAATTGTAAGTGAAAATTTTAACCTGAAATTTCTAGCTCATTTCAATAGGTATTGATGTAGAGAACGATGCTGGCATCTCTTTTTTGATTAGGCTTGGGATTTTCTTGAGGTGCAATGAGAAAAGAATTATAGTAGTTCAATTATCAGCTTCACATCATCACCATTTCATATTTCTTCTAAAACATTGCAGCACATAACTATACTGCTCTGACAATTGAATTTGTACTTCAAACTTGTGCCAGGCTCAACATTCAAGCCTAATTTAATATTCTTTGGTCTCTCTCTACTATTAGCTGAGCTTTTACTTTGAGTACTTCTCTAATTATTATGatacctcttttttttttttacttaacaAGTCGACACACATATGGTATAAATAATGTTCTAGAAATGTGAAAAAAGAATCTTGCTTGTGCATGAGTTTGCTTGTCTCCGTCGGCTGGAACCTGATGATTCAACCATATATATATTGAGAATATTTAGAAGGGCTGATTTCAAGTTGCTTATATAGAATTATATGACTGCAATTTGGGTGTGCTAACCTAGATCATGCAAAGTCCTTCACTAAGATCATACTCTATTTCATTGCCTTTCTTAAAATGGAGCATATTATATGTGCAGTAAAGTTGAAGCACTCTGCTGTTGCCCAATGCAAATATGTAATTCCAACTAGCTATGATATGCTGAATGCGCTtccaaatattttaatcaaagtCTGTGTGTCACATATCTTTCTTTTACTTTTGTCCTTATCAGGAGTCTCAGAAACTGCAGCTTGCAGGGTCCGATTCCTGACCTGAGTAGAATACAAAATCTTGGTTATCTGTAAgttatcttttctttttatttattctttgaAATCAATTATCTGTAAGTTTAATTTTTGGGCTGTTCCTATATTAATCATTAGTCATGTTGTAAGATCTATGCTGGTTCCTTTCTCTGACTAGCAAATATTTTGATGTAAATTTCAGAGACCTCAGTTCAAACCATTTAAATGGATCCATACCACCGGGGAAGATTTCTGAGAATATTACCACTATGTAAGATGTCTCTCTCTTGCAAATGTTGCACCACTTTCATTTTGATGGCATTTATGATAAAGTAGATTACATGCGTTGGTAAAAGTAATTGCCTAAGTTTCTCAAGCAGTTAAATCCCTTACATTATCGTACTGTTTATTTTGCTGCAACATTCACTAGCTAAACAATATTTTACAGTGATTTATCCAACAACAATCTTACTGGAACTATTCCTTCCAACTTTTCGAACCTGACTCGTCTTCAGAAACTGTAAGCATATCATGATCCTTATTCTTATTTGCCATTAAAAATATTGTTGTATGGAGCTCAGTAAATTCACATTTCATCATGTCCTTAAAGCTGTATTAGTCTAATGCTGATAAATAAGATCAATTGAAACCTGGCAAAAACCAAACTCTGTTATAAAAAGATAGAGCTCAACTTTACCATTTTAATAACAGGTCAGTGGCAAACAACTCATTGAACGGCTCCATTCCCGCTGCCATTTGGCAAAGTCGGATACTGAATGCATCAGAAAGCCTTATCTTGTAAGTATTAGAGTAACAATTTAAACTTGTTCCTTCATAGAAGTGTTGTAGAGACATATTTGCAggcaaaaataatatttttacacACATTAGCTATCTATTATTAGAATCTAACCGAGTTACTTATTTCTGATCTCATTATCCTCTATTAAGAGTAATGGTGTTACCTCTAGGATGTTTTATAACTTTGTTGCATGGCATACTCATTTTTCTAATTAATGGTTGGTTTTTCATTCTTTGTTATTTTAGGGATTTTGAGAACAATAAACTGTCAAACATTTCTGGCAGTGGAAATGCTATTAGTCTCCCTCAGAATGTCACACTCTGGTTTGCTTCTGCTTTTAACTTCTTATATCTAATGTTTCCAATTCATTTGTCCCCACACACTGTAGAGTTTGTTGATGATTGTcccaaaataatttttcagGCTTGGAGGAAACCCTGCATGCTCAAATGCCAATTTACTCGATTTCTGTCGACCTCGGATTGAGGATCTTCACAATCCGAGTTTGACAAACACTTCCTCTGCCTGTCCTATTCAAGCATGCCCATCTCCTTTCGTATATTCCCCAACATCTCCTATATCTTGTTTTTGTGCCGCCCCTCTAATTGTCGGATACCGGTTGAAAAGTCCTGGATTCTCTGATTTTAATCCCTACAAAGAATGGTTTAAGGGATATTTGACCTCTGGTCTCAAATTGGATCTTTATCAACTACACCTTGAAACATTCCAATGGGAAGAAGGACCTAGGTTGAAAATGCACTTGCTGCTGTTTCCTGTCTATGAGAACAATACTCACATTTTTAATACAACTGAAGTTCTGCGCATCATGGGAAAGTTTACTGGATGGAAAATTCCCGATAGTGATATATTTGGACCCTATGAACTTCTCTACTTCACTCTGTTGGATCCTTATAGAAATGGTTTGTCTCAGAACTTGAATTATTGCTAGATTGAAATGATACTTATGTCTATTTTATTTGATAGTACATATATTTTCAAGGTAGAAAATGTGAAGTTATTTGACTTCATAGATATTGGATTCTGCACTTATTAGaagattaaattattattcctCCATGGCTCTGTAAACATGTATATGCTACAGAATAGGAAAAACAACCTTGTAGTTTGCAGTTTTAAATACTAATTAGGACtcgatgaaaaaaattatttgttaaaaaggcAGAACATGTAGTTCGCATCAATGTTATGCTAATTCTGTTCATATTTGAAGCTTGCCAAAATGGGCATGCAGTACACAGTTTCATTCAGGATATGTAAGTGAGAGTTAAATATTTGTAGTTGCACTTTGTTTGACCTATGCAAGTCACCCCTCTGGCATAATGTTATACTTTAGCAACTTTGCATCCTATTTTAACCTATAAAATTGAGTTAGTATAAAAGCTTCATTTAATTCAAGTCGTGCCAGATTTATGTCTGCTCGCCTTCTTGTAGACATATACATGAAAAAAATGTTACAcagatttgatttgattatgcttACAGTTTCCATATTGTCACAGTTATTGTTCCTTCATCAAAATCTGGTATAAGCAAGGGTGCATTGGCTGGCATAGTAGTGGCCGCTATTGCAGGTGCAGTCACAGTATCTGCAATTATTACACTTCTTATGATGAGGGCCCATTTGAAGAAGTACACTGCAGTTTCAAAAAGACGTCATAGTAAATGTTCTTATTCCCATGAATGTTCATCTTCATATATGATTTTCTTTTTATGATGTTCTCTCTTAAGTGCTTTGTGTACGCTTAAATATCAGATGTTATTTGTACTTTTAGATGACATTGCAATTTTAAGAGATTGATGCACTATATTGCTAGAGTGTTGGGAGTTCTATTGTTCTAAATAATTTCATCTCTAACACGTGCTCATGTTTGCGTGTAGCATCTAAAGCCTCCTTGAAAATTGACGGTGTGAAGGATTTCACATATGCTGAAATGGCATTAGCTACAAATAATTTCAGTAGCTCCGCTCAAGTTGGTCAAGGAGGATATGGAAAAGTTTATAAAGGCATTTTGGCTGATGGTACCATTGTGGCCATAAAGCGAGCTCAAGAGCACTCTTTACAGGGTGAAAAGGAGTTCCTAACAGAAATAGAATTCTTATCAAGGTTGCATCATAGGAATCTTGTATCTTTGGTTGGATATTGTGATGAAGAAGGTGAACAGGTACTCTCTTGTAATTCTCAAATTTCTaacttcaccttttttagccTTCACTTGCATAAATTCATTGCTAACATGGTAAGCCACAATGCTAAATTGGGTTATGTGAGGGTTCCAATCAAGATGCATTGGACTATTGAATCCAATTGTTTCCATTATTTTTGTATCGAAACTAATATGATAATTGAGATAGAAATATAATTCTGATTACATTTTAGGAATTTTCAATTAAACCATGTGCCTCCAAGGAAGTTAATTCTTGAAAATTGGTAAAGCTTCTGAGTAGAGTAAAAATCTAATGCTTTGTTAT is a window of Mercurialis annua linkage group LG2, ddMerAnnu1.2, whole genome shotgun sequence DNA encoding:
- the LOC126668931 gene encoding probable LRR receptor-like serine/threonine-protein kinase At1g06840 isoform X2 translates to MSISRICTFGAVLVIWLCWSPLLIEAQKNITDPVEVKALRDVRKSLIDINRNLSNWDRGDPCTSKWNGVLCFSEPMADGYLHVSELQLYNMNLSGTLSPSLGLFSYMKILDFMWNNITGSIPKEIGDVKSLELLLVNGNQLTGPLPEELGYLPNLDRIQIDQNHISGPIPASFSLLNKTKHFHMNNNSISGQIPPELSRLPMLVHFLLDNNNLSGYLPPEFSELPNLLILQLDNNHFDGATIPESYSNMAKLLKLSLRNCSLQGPIPDLSRIQNLGYLDLSSNHLNGSIPPGKISENITTIDLSNNNLTGTIPSNFSNLTRLQKLSVANNSLNGSIPAAIWQSRILNASESLILDFENNKLSNISGSGNAISLPQNVTLWLGGNPACSNANLLDFCRPRIEDLHNPSLTNTSSACPIQACPSPFVYSPTSPISCFCAAPLIVGYRLKSPGFSDFNPYKEWFKGYLTSGLKLDLYQLHLETFQWEEGPRLKMHLLLFPVYENNTHIFNTTEVLRIMGKFTGWKIPDSDIFGPYELLYFTLLDPYRNVIVPSSKSGISKGALAGIVVAAIAGAVTVSAIITLLMMRAHLKKYTAVSKRRHTSKASLKIDGVKDFTYAEMALATNNFSSSAQVGQGGYGKVYKGILADGTIVAIKRAQEHSLQGEKEFLTEIEFLSRLHHRNLVSLVGYCDEEGEQMLVYEFMPNGTLRDHLSAKAKEPLSFATRVRISLGSAKSILYLHTEADPPIFHRDIKASNILLDSAYNAKVADFGLSILAPVPDIEGAMPGHVSTVVKGTPGYLDPEYFLTHKLTDKSDVYSLGVVFLELLTGMQPISHGKNIVREVKVSYQSGMIFSVIDERMGSYPSDCVEKFLDLVLKCCQDDTDARPTTADVVRGLKTRVTYQNNRFNEHRF
- the LOC126668931 gene encoding probable LRR receptor-like serine/threonine-protein kinase At1g06840 isoform X1, producing MSISRICTFGAVLVIWLCWSPLLIEAQKNITDPVEVKALRDVRKSLIDINRNLSNWDRGDPCTSKWNGVLCFSEPMADGYLHVSELQLYNMNLSGTLSPSLGLFSYMKILDFMWNNITGSIPKEIGDVKSLELLLVNGNQLTGPLPEELGYLPNLDRIQIDQNHISGPIPASFSLLNKTKHFHMNNNSISGQIPPELSRLPMLVHFLLDNNNLSGYLPPEFSELPNLLILQLDNNHFDGATIPESYSNMAKLLKLSLRNCSLQGPIPDLSRIQNLGYLDLSSNHLNGSIPPGKISENITTIDLSNNNLTGTIPSNFSNLTRLQKLSVANNSLNGSIPAAIWQSRILNASESLILDFENNKLSNISGSGNAISLPQNVTLWLGGNPACSNANLLDFCRPRIEDLHNPSLTNTSSACPIQACPSPFVYSPTSPISCFCAAPLIVGYRLKSPGFSDFNPYKEWFKGYLTSGLKLDLYQLHLETFQWEEGPRLKMHLLLFPVYENNTHIFNTTEVLRIMGKFTGWKIPDSDIFGPYELLYFTLLDPYRNVIVPSSKSGISKGALAGIVVAAIAGAVTVSAIITLLMMRAHLKKYTAVSKRRHTSKASLKIDGVKDFTYAEMALATNNFSSSAQVGQGGYGKVYKGILADGTIVAIKRAQEHSLQGEKEFLTEIEFLSRLHHRNLVSLVGYCDEEGEQMLVYEFMPNGTLRDHLSAKAKEPLSFATRVRISLGSAKSILYLHTEADPPIFHRDIKASNILLDSAYNAKVADFGLSILAPVPDIEGAMPGHVSTVVKGTPGYLDPEYFLTHKLTDKSDVYSLGVVFLELLTGMQPISHGKNIVREVKVSYQSGMIFSIIDERMGSYPSDCVEKFLDLALKCCQDDTDARPSMADVVRELETICHMMPESHTKTTDSMSTNPEKTVSSSSSSMVAKHPYVSTDVSGSDLVSGVIPTITPR